The Pecten maximus chromosome 11, xPecMax1.1, whole genome shotgun sequence genome has a segment encoding these proteins:
- the LOC117338270 gene encoding uncharacterized protein LOC117338270, which yields MDAYSKAEQFLKYPFDPHHGMSTVSKWAPPESSRIENDGNSVRASNTTSAYKNIICHFPSSDTTPEYLCEVAGDQFMDGRDKDSLRMERCDVMLPDHVLGMDFGRHGEAEIRPYIINTNQHDVIATESDADRVQLPRVKYDVGLYHDLEPLLHLNLHDLRMPLRGEHHQVKGYSIVNLQ from the exons AATATCCATTTGATCCACATCATGGCA TGAGTACAGTATCGAAGTGGGCACCCCCAGAATCGTCGAGGATTGAAAATGATGGCAACAGTGTCCGCGCTTCAAATAC TACAAGTGCATATAAGAACATCATCTGTCATTTTCCGTCATCGGACACAACCCCCGAATATCTCTGTGAGGTGGCTGGAGATCAGTTTATGGACGGTCGAGACAAGGACAGTCTGAGGATGGAAAGATGTGACGTCATGTTGCCAGATCATGTACTCGGTATGGACTTTGGTCGTCATGGTGAAGCAGAGATCCGTCCGTACATCATAAACACCAATCAGCATGACGTCATTGCTACAG aaTCTGATGCAGATCGAGTCCAATTGCCGCGAGTAAAATATGACGTAGGCCTGTACCATGACCTCGAGCCTCTGCTTCATCTAAACTTACATGATCTTAGAATGCCGCTGAGGGGCGAACATCACCAGGTCAAAGGTTATTCC ATCGTTAACCTCCAGTAA